The DNA region GTCAAGATCATCGGCTGGCACTGGAACAACGACGGCTTCCGCCCCGGCTGGCGCACCGTGGTGCGCAACTGCTTCATGCGCTGCGCCGACGATTTCTTCTACAACTTCGCGCTCAAGGTGAGCGACTGCGTGCTGTGGCCCGGCCACAACGGCAGCATCATGACCTACGGCTGGCGCGACTACACCACCGGCGGCTCGGTGATGGAGGACATCGACATCATCAACCCGGAGTGGCTGACGCTGCAGAACAACAACGGACTGGTCATGAGCCAGACGCTGTACAGCTTCCGCCCCACGGGCGAGACGACCGTCTTCCGCAGCATCCGCATCGAAGGGAGCATCCCGGCGCTGTTCAACATCAAGGCCAACCGCCGCGAACCGGGCGAGTATCCGCCGGCGCTGGCGCCGGGCCAGGCGAAGCGTCTGGGCTACATCGGAGACATCCTGCTGGAGGACGTCACCGTCGACCATCAGTTCGGCCGGGGCGTGATCCAGGGGGGCCCCGGCGCGGTCGAGGGGACCGAAGCGGTATGGCCCGCCAAGAACATCGTGGTGCGCAACGTACGCATCGGCGGCGTTTGCCTGGATGATTCGACCAAGGACCGCTTCATCCAGATCGACCCTGCGACCACCGAGAACCTAGTGTTCGACGGCTGCAAACCAACCCAGCCGTAACCCAGGCGAGCCGCCGGCGTCAGCCGACGGAGGTTTCGCTTGTTCTACTCCGCCGCCTTACGCCGGCGGCTCGCCTGGGGTGGGATTGGCGGCCGTGATCAACGGCTGGACCGCCAGCCCCACCAGGAACACCGTGAGCGTGCCGACGACCATCGTCATGTGCACGTGCAGCGGGTAACGCCACGCGGCGGGCACCTCGATGAGCTGCGGCGCCGAGCACCACAACACCACCAGCACCCCCACCGCGGCCGCGATCGCCGCCGCGGCGTTCTTGACCCAGCGGGCGAACTGCCCCAGCAAGAACAGCCCCAAGATGCCCCCCGCGAAGACCCCGGAGAGCGCCCAGTACGCGTCCAGCACGCTCTCGGCGCGCATCAATAGCAACGCGATGGCGACGCCCAGCGCGCCCACCACCGCCGTGGCGCCGTACAGCACCGCCATCGACTCGCGCTCGCCGCAGCCGGGCCGCAGCATCCGCTGGTAGATATCGATTAGCACGACCGTGGCGGTGCTGTTCAACGAGGTGTCGATGCTGCTCATCGCCGCGGCGCAGATCGCGGCGATCAGCAGCCCCGTGGCGCCCGCGGGGAGCCCGTGCACGATGAAGTGCGGCAGCACGCTGTCGGCCACCTCGCTGTCCGACAGGCTTGCCGGGTCGACCGCCTCGCCGCCGGCGGCGCTACGCCGCTCGGCCACCTGCTGCTGGACGTCCGCCAGCATCTGGGGGTGGGTTTGGTAGTATGCAAACGACGCCGTGCCGATGGCGAAGAACAACGCACAGGTCGGCACGTAGAGCGACACCCCCAGCCACAGGCTGCGCTGCGCCGCCTGGGCGCTCCGCGCGGCGTGGTAGCGCTGCACGTAGCCCTGGTCGATGCCGAAGTTGCGGAGGTTCTCTACCAGGCCGTACAGCAGCGGGACCCAAAAGGTGGAGCGGACGAGGTCGAGGTCGAGGCTGCCGAGCGACGTTTTGTTCGCTTCCCGGGCGATCTGCAGCGTCTGGCCCGGCCCCTCCGGCATGCCCCCCAGCAGCAACCCGAACAGCACCAGCGCCCCCGCCAACAACACCACCGCCTGCACCACGTCGGTCCAGATGACCGCTTCGATGCCGCCGATGGCGGTGTAGACGGTCACCAGCACCCCCGCGGCGATGATCACGTAGTGCTGCGGCCAACCGGTCAGCGTTGAGAGCACCAGCGACATGCCGAACATCACCGCGCCGACCCGGGCGAGCTGCACCAGCAGGTAGCAGGCGACCCCGTAGGTGCGGGCCCAGAGGCCGAATTTTTCTTCCAGGTGCTCGTAGGCAGAGATCGACCGTCCGGCGCGGTAGAACGGGATAAAGTAGACCGTGGCCAGCAACGCCGCGACGGGGATGGCGAGCGTGAACGCAAACGCGTTCCAGTCTCCGCCGTACGCCTTGCCGGGGTAGAGCAGGAAGGTGTTGCTGGAGAGGTAGGTGCCGAAGATCGACAGGCCGATCGCCCACCCCGGCGCCCCGCCGCCGGCGGTCATGAAGCCGCTGGTGTTGCTGCTGCGGCGGGCAAACCAGCAACCAAACAGGAACACCCCGACCCCGTAGGCCGCGATGACAAACAAGTCGAGTGTGGGGAGCTTCACCGCTGCCTCGCGCTAGACGCGTGAACCGAACTGCTTGCAGTTTCTAGTCCAAGTCAGGCGTTCGGACCAGGAGCGATTTGCCGAAGCCCGGCGGCCCCATGGTTAAGGGCCCCATCGCTGGGAGCCCAGCCGGCGTTACGGCAAGCGCAACGCCTCGATGCTGTCCAGCTCCGGGTTGCCTCCGCGTCGGCCGGAGCCCGCCGCGACGAACAGCCGTCCGTCGAACGAGAGGATCCCCGTGCCGTGGCGACCGCGGGCGAACCGCGGCAGCGAGCGCCACTGGCCCGTCTGGGTGTCGAAGGCCTCGACCTCGTCGTGGGCCAGCGGGCGGCCCGATTCGCCCCCGGCCACGATCAGCAGGTCGCCGACGGAAGTCGCGAAGCTCCCCCCGCGCGGCGTGGGGATGCGGGTGGGGGTCGACCACTTGCCGGTCTCAAAATCGTAGCGGTCGACGTCGTCGATCGTCAGCTCGAACACCTTGCCGGTGTCCTTGCTGGTGGTCCGCCCCCCCGCGGCCCACAGCGCGCCGCCGGCCACCGCGGCGTGGAAGTGGTCGCGGGCGTGCGGCGCGTCGGGGAGCCGCGTCCACTTGCCGGTCTTGAGGTCGTAGCGGTCGAACCAGGGGATGAAGCCCCCGTTGTGCCCGTCAACGATCCCCCCCACCAGGTACAGGCCGCCGTCGTGCAGCACGGCGCCCGCGGCGCCGCGGCGGCGGTCGGCGGGGATCTCGGGGCCCTGGCGCCAGCGGTCTTGCTTGGGGTCGTAGATCAGCACGTTGGCCAGCGGCTTCTCGTTGGGGTACGGGCCCGTCATGCCGCCGGCGATCCAGACCTCGCCGTCCACGGCCGCCGCCTGGAAGTGGTGCACCTCCACCGGCGGGATGGCGCCCTCGGTCCAGGCGTTCACCACCGGGTCGTAGATGCCGATCGACTGCTGGCGTCTCCCCCCCAGCAGGTAGAACTTGCCGCCGCACTCCACGAAGCCGCACTCGTGCCGCTTGTCGGGGACGCCGCGCGGGTCGAGCGTCTGCCACGCCGACTCCGCTGCTTGGTCTTTCACCGGGGCCGATCCCGCGGGCTGGGCCGCCGGGGCCTCGAGCCCGACCGCCGCGGCGAGCTCGGCCGGGAACCGGCGGATCGGGCGGACCCGGATGCGGCGGTACTCGATCTCGGCCGCTTCGGATTGGATCTGGATCTTGCCTTTGGTGAGCGGCTCGAATCCGTCGCCCTTCTTCTGGCGGGTGTTCTCCAGCAGCATCACCGGGACGCCGTTCACGACGTGGATCGCCTTGTCGCCGACCGTGTAGACCTCGACCCGGTTCCACTCACCGTCTGGCCGCTCCGCGTTGGGGCCCCGGCGGGCAGAACCGATCCCCGGGCCGTTGCGGGCCCCGACCACCGTCGACTTGCCCTCCGGGTTGAACCGGTTGCGGTTCTTCCCCGACGGGTTCAGCTTGACGTCTGCCGCCGTGCCGGCGAGCGGGTAGAAGTCGCCGAAGTCTCCCTGCTGCACCTGGCACTCGAGGCACCGCATCCACACTTTCCAGAACGCGCCGTGGTCGCCGACGCAGTGGTAGAGCACGCCGCTGTCCTTGAGCGTGTCTGCCCGGGGGGGCCACTTCTTGTCGAGCCAACGTGTCTCCACGGACAACTGGTAGTCCTCGAACTCTTCAAGCGACGTTAATCCGCCGTAGACCTGGCCGCTGATGTGCAGCACCGTCTCGCCGTCGATCTGGCGGGTGGTGAAGACCTTCAGCGGGTCGTTCCCCAGCCCGAGAGGCTTGCCGGTGCGGCAGTTCTCTGACTTGCCCTGCCACTCGATCGGCGTCGAGACGTGCGGGATGCCCATGTACAGCTCCCACTGGGACAGCTCCGGGTCCAGCAGCTCCCGCCACGGGGCGTCTTCCCCGAGAGCCAATGGCGCAGAAACGCAAGTGGTCGCTAGCAGCAGCAAGATTCGGAGTCGCATGGTCAAGATGAGCACCAACTGGGAGGGGGTGGAACGAGAGGGACAAGAAGCAGCAAGAAAGAGCCGTATCCGGCCGAAGACGCGGGGATAAGTCTGAACCAAACCCACTCTGATAGCAAGTTGGCGGCGCCGCGACCGCGTGGTTCGGGACGGGGCTTGGTTGAGGCCTTCGAATGCGGCCCCCCTGTGGGGTACGATGCGGGGCCTGCCCCGTGCTTCCCACCCCTACCTACGGCTTCCATGGCGCTCGTTCAGCTCAACAATATCTCTATCGGTTTCCGCGGCCCCACGCTGCTGGACGACGTCACCTGCCGCATCGAGCCGGGCCAACGCATCGGGCTGGTCGGCCGCAACGGCGCCGGCAAGACCACGCTGATGAAGCTGCTGTCGGGCGCCCTGACCCCCGACCACGGCGAGCGCTGGGTCGGCCCCGGGGTGCGGGTCGCCCAGCTCCCCCAGAACGTGCCCGAAGGGCTGGCCGGCACGATCGCCGACGTGGTGTCTCAGGCGGCCCACGACCCGCACGACGCCGAGGCGTGGCGCTCCGACCACCGCGTTGAGCGTCTGCTAACCCAGATGTCCCTCGACGGCGACCGCCAGGTCGCCCAGCTCTCCTCCGGCATGAAACGCCGCGTGCTGCTGGCGCAGACCATTATCTCCGAGCCCGACGTGCTGCTGCTGGACGAGCCGACCAACCACCTCGACCTAGAAGCCATCGACTGGCTCGAAAACTTCTTGCTGCGCTGGCCGGCGACGCTGCTGTTTGTGACCCACGACCGGGCGTTCCTGCAGAACCTGGCGACCCGCATCCTGGAGATCGACCGCGGCCGGCTGTTCGACTGGTCGTGCGACTACCCGACGTTCTTGGAGCGGAAAGAAGCGGCGCTCGAGGCAGAAGAGAAGCAGAACGCGCTATTCGACAAGCGGCTGGCCGAAGAAGAGGTGTGGCTCCGCCGCGGGGTCAAGGCGCGGCGTGCGCGTAACGAGGGACGCGTGCGGGCGCTGATGCAGATGCGCGACGAGCGCAGCCAGCGCCGCGCCAAGGTCGGCACCGCCCGCATCGAGGCGCCCAGCGGCGCGGCGAGCGGCGCCCTGGTGGCCAAGGTGGAGGGCGTCTCGTTCGCCTTCCCCAACCGCACAATCGTCGACGACTTTTCAACCACCATTATGCGGGGCGACAAGATCGGCCTGATCGGGCCCAACGGCGCGGGCAAGACCACGCTGCTCAAGCTGCTGCTGGGGCAGCTCAAGCCGCAGTCCGGCTCGGTGAAGCTGGGCACCAAGCTCCAGGTCGCCTACTTCGACCAGCTCCGGCAGACGCTCGACGAGAACGCCACCGTGCAGGACAACCTGGGCGCGGGGGGCGAGACGCTCACCATCGACGGCAAGCCGCGGCACGTGCTCTCCTACCTGCAAGACTTTCTGTTCTCTCCGGAGCGTTCCCGCACCCTGGTGAAGGTGCTCTCTGGGGGCGAGCGCAACCGCTTGTTGCTGGCGCGGCTCTTCTCGAAGCCGGCCAACGTGCTGGTGATGGACGAACCAACCAACGACCTCGACATCGAAACGCTGGAGCTGCTGGAGTCGCGGCTGGTGGAGTTCGAGGGGACGCTGCTGCTGGTGAGCCACGACCGGGCGTTCCTGAACAACGTGGTCGCCAGCACGATGGTGTTCGAGCCCGAGGGGGTGTGCGAGTACGTGGGGGGCTACGACGACTGGGTCCGCCAACGCAAGCAGAAGCCCGCCGCGCCCGCCGAACCCGCCGCCAAAAAGACCGCCAAGGCGCCCGCCGCCCCGGCGCCGAAGAAGCAGAAGCTTTCCTACCAGGACCAACGCGACCTCCAGCGGCTGCCGGCGCGGATCGAGAAGCTCGAGGCCGAGATCGCCAAGCTGCACGAAGCGATGGCCGAGCCCGGCTTCTACCAGCAGCCCTCCGCAGAAATAGCCGCCGCACAGGCCGACCTGTCGAAGCTAGACGCCGAGCTGGCCGGCGTTTACCAGCGCTGGGAAGCGCTCGAAATGCTCGCCAACACGTAGGCCGGAACAAACGAGCGGAGCGAGCGTGGTTCCGGCAGGCCCCCAGAGCAGGCGGGCAGGCCCCCGGAGCAGGCTGCGCTATGGAATCAAACGACCCCGCTGCACGCCGGAACGGCGCCCGCTTGCGCGGGCTTGTTCCGGCCTACGGGCCTTTTGTCTGGTAAGATAGTGGGGCTGCTGTTGACGCTGAACGCCGCGATCTCCGGGAACACTACTTATGAGACTTGCTCTTCTTCGCTGTTTGACGCTCTCAGGCGTGGTTGCTCTGGCGCTTCCAAGCACGGCCGCCGAGCCTGCGCGTCCTAACATCGTGTACATCTTCGCGGACGACATGGGTTGGGGCGAAGGCCAGTTCAACAACGCCGACTCGCCGATCAAGACACCCAACCTCAACGCCCTGGCCGCCAGCGGCGTGAACTTCACCCGCCACTACTCGGCCACCGTCTGCTCGCCGAGCCGCAGCATGCTGATGACCGGCCTGCACACCGGCCACGGGTCGAACGACCGCAACGCCAACATCGGCGCGGGCCTGCTGCCGGAAGAAAAAACCGTGGCCGACGTGCTTAAGTCTGCCGGCTACGCCACCAGCATCTTCGGCAAGTGGGGCTGGGGGGGCTCAGGCGGGAGCGGCGAGCTGCGTCCCAACCCCACCATCGAGCGCGCCGCTACGCTGCCGCAAAACAAGGGGTTCGACGAGTTCTACGGCTACCTCAACCACGGCCGGGCCCATTCCTATCAGGTCGATTCGCTCTGGACGACTGTCGAGCCCGCGGACGACGACAACGACGGCGTGGATGAGATCGGCGAGAAATACCAGCCCCAATCGGACCACGGGCTGTGGCTCGAGAAGACCGGCAACAACCCGGCCAACCTGCACGCGGCGTACACGCACGACATCGTGGGCCTGAAGAGCGAGGCGTACGTCCGCGACCACGCCGGCAAGGCCGAGCCGTTCTACATGCAGGTGAACTACACGATCCCCCACTTCGACCTCGACGAGATCGCTGCGGTCGGTCCGCTGCTGAACCTCGAGGGAGAAGAGATTGCTCCGGCCGGCCTGGGCGCCTACGCCAACGCCGCGGGCATGAACGAGAAGGAACAGAAGCACGCCGCCATGGTGTCGCGGATGGACGCCAGCATCGGCTCGCTCGTCGCGCGGCTCAGCGATCCAGACGGCGACGGCGACACGTCGGATTCCATCCTGGAGAACACGGTCGTCATTTTCTCCTCGGACAACGGCCCCACCCCCGAGGACGGCCTGGGGAGAGAGGGGCTGTTGAACCTCGACCTCACCGCCGGCCTGCGCGGGGGCAAGCGTGACTTGTTCGAGGGGGGGATCCGATCGCCGCTGATTGTGCGTTGGGACGCGGAGCTGGGGCCCGATGAGCGCGGCAAGACCAACGCCACGCCGACCGACCTGTGCGACTTTATGGCTACCGCCGCGGAGCTGGCCGGGGCCGACGCGCCGGCCGGCATCGACGGCGTGTCGCTTGCCAGCACGCTTACCGGCCGTGGGGCGCCGCGTCCGAAGAAGATGATCGTCTCAGAGAACTTTGAGAGGAGCCAGACCGGCAACCCGACCGCCAGTTGGACGATCATCCGCGGCGACCAGAAGCTGATTAAGCTCCGCGACGGCGAGTTTCGGCTGTACGACCTGGCGACCGACCCGACCGAGTCGAAAGCGATCGATCTGACCGACCCGACCAAGAACGCGCAGAAGAAGGTGCTCGAGCGGGCCGCGCTGCTGCAGGGCGTCGGCGAAGACGACGACTGGTACGTCGCCAACCCCGCTTGGGCCGGCCCGGACCTGCGGCACCTGACGCCGGGCGACTACAACCTCGACGGCGCCGTCGACGCGGCCGACTACACCGTGTGGCGCGACACGCTGGGTCAGAAGGTCCCCCCCTACACCGGCGCCGACGGCAACGGCGACGGCGTAGTGGACCAGGCCGACTCCGAGGTGTGGAAGCAAGCGAGGTAGTGGGGTGTGATGGAGCGCAGCGGAATCGCACCTTGGATGTAGCAATCTAAACAGCGGTAACGCCTACGGGAGTTGCGAAGCGCCCGACAGGCCCTAGTTCGCGCGACGTCGCTAGCGATCCGCTGATGCGGTCCGTTGCTGACCAGACTTTTCGCCAGGGCGAGGCAAGGTGCGACTACGCTTCGCTTCATCGCACCCTACGCGACGAGCCCCCTCAGCGTACGCAGGTTGATCACGTCGAGGTCTTCGCCGTCTTCTTCCCCCTTGGGCGTTTCGAGGTACATCGGCGTCTTCTTGAACCGGCGGTCGTTCAGGAGCAGCCGGAAGGGCTCTAGGCCCAGCTCGCCCCGGCCGATGTGGGCGTGGCGGTCGACGCGCGAGCCGAGCGGCTTGAGGCTGTCGTTTAGATGCAGCGCCTTAAGCTTGTCGTGGCCGATCAGCTTGCCGAACCGGGTCATCGTGGCGCGGTAGCTCTTGGGGTCGCCGATCGCGTAGCCGGCCGCGAACACGTGGCAGGTGTCGAGGCACACCCCCAGCCGGTCGGGGTCGGCCGAGGCGTCGATCATGCCGGCCAGTTGCTCGAACGTGCAGCCGAGGCAGCTCCCCTGCCCCGCCGTGGTCTCCAGCAGAAGCTGGCTCTTGCACCCGGGCGCCTGGCCGTGGACCTCGTCGAGCGCCGCGGCCACGCGCGCGATCCCTTCTGCTTCCGAGCTGGTGGTGTAGGCGCCCGGGTGGACCACCACGTACGGCACGCCGAGTTGCTCGGCCCGCAGCAGCTCGACGATCATCGCGTCGATCGACTTGGTCCACAGCTCCTGGGCCGGCGAGGCCAGGTTGATCAGGTACGAGGCGTGCGAGATCGGGTGGCCGATCTGCTGCTCTGCCATCGCCGCGGCGAACCGCCGGACGTCGTCTTCGACGATCGGCTTGGCCCGCCACTGGTTGTTGTTCTTGGTGAAAAGCTGCACGCACTGGCAGCCCGCCTTAGCTGCGGCGTCGACGGCCTTGTAGTAGCCGCCAGCGATCGACATGTGGGCGCCTAAGATAGCCATGCGTGGGAGGGTAGTGGCGCAGGGTTGAGGGGGATAGGGGTGGGGTTTAGACTTTGGCGAAGTAAAGCAGTGATTGTCGCCGCGCCGACCGTAGGTCGGCTGCTGCTGGGCGGGTTTTGTCCTCTTGTAGATGTATCCTATGCAACGCACTTTGATTCTGTTGAAGCCCGACTGTGTTCAGCGCCGCTTGATGGGGCGGATGATCACCCGTTTTGAGGAAAAGGGGCTCAACTTCGTGGCGATGAAGCTGATCCGCATCACGCCGGAACTCGCCAAGCAGCACTACGCGGAGCACGTCTCCAAGGGCTGGTACCCGACGCTCGAATCGTTCGTCACCGGCGGCCCCGTGCTGGCCGCGGTGGTCGAGGGGCTTGAGGCGATCCAGGTGGTCCGCGACATGCTGGGTGCCACCAGCGGCCTGAAGGCCGCGCCGGGCACCATCCGCGGCGACTTCTCCAGCAGCCAGCAGATGAACCTGGTGCACGGCTCCGACGGCCCCGATGCGGCCAAGCGCGAGATCGCCCTGTACTTCAAGCCGGAAGAGCTGATCGAAGACGCGCCGACGCTCACCAAGTGGCTCCGCGCCGCGGACGAGTAAGCGGGAAGAGAAATGGAACCGCCGATCGGCGGTTCCAGCTAGTGTTCTTCTCTGTGCGCTCCGTCGCTCGGTGGTTAACCCGTCGAGCTCCCCGCCGGCTCCAGGTTGTAGCGCTTGATCTTGCGGTCGAGCGTCGACCGCTCGATCCCCAGGATCGACGCGGTGCGGCTCTTGTTCCACTCGTTGGCGTGCAGCGTGGCGCGGATGTGGTCGGCCTCGACGTCGGCCAGCGACCGCTCGCGGTACCCGCCGGCCGAGGGCGCCATCTTGCCCTCGGTGTCGCCGGACGTTTTTAGCGTTGAGAGCACCAGGTCTTCTTGGTCGATGTAGTCGCCGCGGCACAGCACCACCGCGCGCTCGATGACGTTCTTCATCTCGCGGACGTTCCCGGGCCAGCGGTAACGCAGCATCTGCTCCATCGCCCGCGGGCTGAATCCCTTGACCTTGCGGCCCGTCTCTTGCACGAAGCGGCGGAGGAAGTGCTCGGCCAGCAGCGGGATGTCGTCGGGGCGCTTGCGGAGGCCCGGCACCACGATCTCCAGCACGTGCAGCCGGAAGTAGAGGTCGCGGCGGAAGCGGCCCTCGGCGACCTCCTGCTCGAGGTCGCGGTTGGTGGCGGCGATCACACGCACGTCGACCTGCACGGCCTGGGCGCCGCCGACGCGCTCGAACGGGTGCCCCTCCAGCACGCGGAGGAACTTGGCCTGGATGGTGGGGCTCATCTCGCCGATCTCGTCGAGCATCAGCGTCCCCTTGTTGGCCGCCTCGAACTTGCCGACCTTCCGGTCGGTGGCGCCGGTGAAGGCGCCCTTCTCGTGGCCAAACAGCTCGCTCTCGAGCAGCGATTCGCTGAGCGCCGCGCAGTTCAGGCACACGAACGGGCCTTTGCGCCGCGGGCTGCTGTAGTGCACGGCCCGGGCCACCAGCTCTTTGCCCACGCCGCTCTCGCCGCGGATGAGCACGGTCGCCCGGCTCGGCGCGGCGCGGGCGATCTCTTGCTCCACGCGCCGCGTCGCGTCGCTGCCGCCGACGATCTCGCTCTGCACCTCCAGGCGTTGGCGCAGCTCAACGTTCTCGTCGCGCACCTGGTTGAGGTTCTCGGCCAGCAGTTGGCGTTGGTTCAGGTTCTCCAGCGCCACCGCCACGGTGTCCGCCACCGCGATCGAGAACTCCAGGTCGTCCGGGTCGACCAGCCGCTCCGGGTTCGTGCTGTAGAGGTGCACCAGGCCCAGCACCTGGTCCTGATGGCGGATCGGCACGCACAGCACGCTGGCGGCTAGCAGGTCGCCGCTGCTGTCGCGGGCGCCCAAGCGGCTGTCTTCCATCACGTTCCGGGCCAGCACCCCCTGGCCGTCTCGCATCACGGTGCCCGCCAGGAACGGCGAGACGCGTTGGTAGCTGTGGGAAGAGTCGCTGCGGCTGGCGATCACCTCAAGCTTGTCGCTGGTGCGGGCGCCGGTTGAGTCGCGCTCGCGCAGCAGCACGCCGCCGGCGTCGATGTGCGTGCTCTCGAACAACCCGGTCAGCGCCGTGCCGGCCAGCGTCACCACGTCTCCGGCCTTGGCCAGCTCGAAGGCGATCCGGCAGAGCGCCGCGGCCGCTCGGCCGACGTGGGGCACCGAGTCCCCCTCGGGCTCCGGCGCGGCGTCGGCCGGGTCGAGGTACCTGCTCTGGCGCCGGCGGTGGGTGATCTTGGTCGGCTCGACCGGGTCGAGCACGCTGTCCAGCACGCTCTCGGCGTCTTCGGACGCTACCCCCTCGGTGACCGGGCGCGACGACCGCAGCACCCCCCCCGTGTCGGGGAAGGCCTGCGACAGGTTGTCGACAAACGCCAGGTGCGTGTTGCCCACCCGCACGATCTCGCCGGGGGTGAGCTCGTAGTCGGAGGTGACCCGCTCGCCGTTCACGGTGACGCCGTTGCGGCTGTCGAGGTCGCGGAGCATCCACCGCCCCTGCGACTGGAACACCTCCGCGTGATTGCGGCTGGCGCGTTCGTCTTTGACGACAATAACGTTCGTAGGGGCCCGCCCGATGGTGACCGATTCGCCATCGACCAGACGGAACACGTCCGTCCACTTGGCGCCTTCGCGGATCACCAAATACGCGGTCATGGGCGTCCGAGGGAATCTTTGGGCTGACGGGTTGCGAACAAGCTGGCCGCGGACCGAGCGGGGTAGGCCCCCTTGCTCAGGGCCCCCCCAGCCGGGGCCCTGCCGGGGCCCCTTTCATCGGGCCAGAGACGTTAGATCTCTGCCAGCCCGAAAAAAGGCCCCGAAATGGCCTCGACTCGCGGAGTATGGCAATGCGAAAACAATTGAACCGACACGACTTAGCAACTATTCTACATCAGAAGCTCCCCGTTCTACACCAGAAGTCGCAGCGGCGATGCGCCGTGCTGCTTTGGCCATTTTCACGCTGATTGCCGCCCTTAAGGACTTGATCGCGATGCGACGCCCCGGGTCACTCATTGTACGCCGCTTGCCGGCGCGTTGGATTTTCCTGGCCGCATTCGCCCTGGGCGCCGCCGCCCTGTCGGCGGACTGGGCCGCGGCCGGCGGGCTGATCCGCGGGGGCGCCGTCGGAGGGATCTTGATCGACGCAGACGGCGTCGTCTCGACCCCCGAGGTCGGCGACGCCGCCCAACTGCTGGCCGCTTGGCAGAGCGGCCTCGCGGCCGTGCCGGCCGAGCTGGCCCCCTACACCGACCTGCGGTTCGTCTCGCTCAAGGGCCTAGAGCAGCAGATCGCCGAATGCCGCGAGGCGGGCCGCCCGCTGCCGGACGCGGTGCGCTACTGCGCCGGGCTGCTGCGGGTGAAGTACGTGCTGGTCTACCCAGAGCGTAACGACATCGTGCTGGCCGGCCCCGCCGAGGGGTGGAAGGTCGACCGGCTGGGCAACACCGTCGGCGAA from Pirellulimonas nuda includes:
- a CDS encoding sulfatase-like hydrolase/transferase, which gives rise to MRLALLRCLTLSGVVALALPSTAAEPARPNIVYIFADDMGWGEGQFNNADSPIKTPNLNALAASGVNFTRHYSATVCSPSRSMLMTGLHTGHGSNDRNANIGAGLLPEEKTVADVLKSAGYATSIFGKWGWGGSGGSGELRPNPTIERAATLPQNKGFDEFYGYLNHGRAHSYQVDSLWTTVEPADDDNDGVDEIGEKYQPQSDHGLWLEKTGNNPANLHAAYTHDIVGLKSEAYVRDHAGKAEPFYMQVNYTIPHFDLDEIAAVGPLLNLEGEEIAPAGLGAYANAAGMNEKEQKHAAMVSRMDASIGSLVARLSDPDGDGDTSDSILENTVVIFSSDNGPTPEDGLGREGLLNLDLTAGLRGGKRDLFEGGIRSPLIVRWDAELGPDERGKTNATPTDLCDFMATAAELAGADAPAGIDGVSLASTLTGRGAPRPKKMIVSENFERSQTGNPTASWTIIRGDQKLIKLRDGEFRLYDLATDPTESKAIDLTDPTKNAQKKVLERAALLQGVGEDDDWYVANPAWAGPDLRHLTPGDYNLDGAVDAADYTVWRDTLGQKVPPYTGADGNGDGVVDQADSEVWKQAR
- a CDS encoding ATP-binding cassette domain-containing protein, with translation MALVQLNNISIGFRGPTLLDDVTCRIEPGQRIGLVGRNGAGKTTLMKLLSGALTPDHGERWVGPGVRVAQLPQNVPEGLAGTIADVVSQAAHDPHDAEAWRSDHRVERLLTQMSLDGDRQVAQLSSGMKRRVLLAQTIISEPDVLLLDEPTNHLDLEAIDWLENFLLRWPATLLFVTHDRAFLQNLATRILEIDRGRLFDWSCDYPTFLERKEAALEAEEKQNALFDKRLAEEEVWLRRGVKARRARNEGRVRALMQMRDERSQRRAKVGTARIEAPSGAASGALVAKVEGVSFAFPNRTIVDDFSTTIMRGDKIGLIGPNGAGKTTLLKLLLGQLKPQSGSVKLGTKLQVAYFDQLRQTLDENATVQDNLGAGGETLTIDGKPRHVLSYLQDFLFSPERSRTLVKVLSGGERNRLLLARLFSKPANVLVMDEPTNDLDIETLELLESRLVEFEGTLLLVSHDRAFLNNVVASTMVFEPEGVCEYVGGYDDWVRQRKQKPAAPAEPAAKKTAKAPAAPAPKKQKLSYQDQRDLQRLPARIEKLEAEIAKLHEAMAEPGFYQQPSAEIAAAQADLSKLDAELAGVYQRWEALEMLANT
- a CDS encoding sodium:solute symporter family transporter, encoding MKLPTLDLFVIAAYGVGVFLFGCWFARRSSNTSGFMTAGGGAPGWAIGLSIFGTYLSSNTFLLYPGKAYGGDWNAFAFTLAIPVAALLATVYFIPFYRAGRSISAYEHLEEKFGLWARTYGVACYLLVQLARVGAVMFGMSLVLSTLTGWPQHYVIIAAGVLVTVYTAIGGIEAVIWTDVVQAVVLLAGALVLFGLLLGGMPEGPGQTLQIAREANKTSLGSLDLDLVRSTFWVPLLYGLVENLRNFGIDQGYVQRYHAARSAQAAQRSLWLGVSLYVPTCALFFAIGTASFAYYQTHPQMLADVQQQVAERRSAAGGEAVDPASLSDSEVADSVLPHFIVHGLPAGATGLLIAAICAAAMSSIDTSLNSTATVVLIDIYQRMLRPGCGERESMAVLYGATAVVGALGVAIALLLMRAESVLDAYWALSGVFAGGILGLFLLGQFARWVKNAAAAIAAAVGVLVVLWCSAPQLIEVPAAWRYPLHVHMTMVVGTLTVFLVGLAVQPLITAANPTPGEPPA
- the ndk gene encoding nucleoside-diphosphate kinase — its product is MQRTLILLKPDCVQRRLMGRMITRFEEKGLNFVAMKLIRITPELAKQHYAEHVSKGWYPTLESFVTGGPVLAAVVEGLEAIQVVRDMLGATSGLKAAPGTIRGDFSSSQQMNLVHGSDGPDAAKREIALYFKPEELIEDAPTLTKWLRAADE
- a CDS encoding deoxyribonuclease IV; its protein translation is MAILGAHMSIAGGYYKAVDAAAKAGCQCVQLFTKNNNQWRAKPIVEDDVRRFAAAMAEQQIGHPISHASYLINLASPAQELWTKSIDAMIVELLRAEQLGVPYVVVHPGAYTTSSEAEGIARVAAALDEVHGQAPGCKSQLLLETTAGQGSCLGCTFEQLAGMIDASADPDRLGVCLDTCHVFAAGYAIGDPKSYRATMTRFGKLIGHDKLKALHLNDSLKPLGSRVDRHAHIGRGELGLEPFRLLLNDRRFKKTPMYLETPKGEEDGEDLDVINLRTLRGLVA
- a CDS encoding Kelch repeat-containing protein, whose translation is MRLRILLLLATTCVSAPLALGEDAPWRELLDPELSQWELYMGIPHVSTPIEWQGKSENCRTGKPLGLGNDPLKVFTTRQIDGETVLHISGQVYGGLTSLEEFEDYQLSVETRWLDKKWPPRADTLKDSGVLYHCVGDHGAFWKVWMRCLECQVQQGDFGDFYPLAGTAADVKLNPSGKNRNRFNPEGKSTVVGARNGPGIGSARRGPNAERPDGEWNRVEVYTVGDKAIHVVNGVPVMLLENTRQKKGDGFEPLTKGKIQIQSEAAEIEYRRIRVRPIRRFPAELAAAVGLEAPAAQPAGSAPVKDQAAESAWQTLDPRGVPDKRHECGFVECGGKFYLLGGRRQQSIGIYDPVVNAWTEGAIPPVEVHHFQAAAVDGEVWIAGGMTGPYPNEKPLANVLIYDPKQDRWRQGPEIPADRRRGAAGAVLHDGGLYLVGGIVDGHNGGFIPWFDRYDLKTGKWTRLPDAPHARDHFHAAVAGGALWAAGGRTTSKDTGKVFELTIDDVDRYDFETGKWSTPTRIPTPRGGSFATSVGDLLIVAGGESGRPLAHDEVEAFDTQTGQWRSLPRFARGRHGTGILSFDGRLFVAAGSGRRGGNPELDSIEALRLP